A single region of the Thermoflexus sp. genome encodes:
- a CDS encoding ABC transporter permease, producing the protein MSSLYSYSGIVEALFPIRWIGALTFREALRRRLVLAAFGLGAAFLALFGLALFLIHRELARFGPPDPRMREEIASFFMLAALYGANVLIVMAAVVGTADTIAGEIASGVIQAVAARPIARWQILFGKGLGHALWLLLYVLWMAGGVIGITALITGWAPRGWGRGLALLGLEALIPLSLSLWAGTRFSTLATGALGLGLYGVAFIGGWAEQVGSLVGQATVVDLGILASLLMPAEALWRRAAYELQSPLARLMGPNPFTAATIPSDRMILYALVYVVLLLALAAYQFERRDL; encoded by the coding sequence ATGAGCTCCCTTTATTCTTATTCTGGGATCGTCGAGGCCCTCTTCCCGATTCGATGGATCGGAGCGCTCACCTTCCGGGAAGCGTTGCGGCGGCGGCTGGTGCTGGCCGCCTTCGGGCTGGGGGCTGCCTTCCTGGCCCTCTTCGGCCTGGCGCTGTTTCTGATCCACCGCGAGCTCGCCCGCTTCGGTCCCCCGGATCCCCGGATGCGGGAGGAGATCGCCAGTTTCTTCATGCTGGCGGCCCTGTATGGGGCGAACGTCCTGATCGTGATGGCGGCGGTGGTCGGAACCGCCGATACCATCGCGGGGGAGATCGCTTCGGGGGTTATCCAGGCGGTGGCCGCTCGACCGATCGCCCGCTGGCAGATCCTGTTCGGGAAAGGATTGGGGCACGCGCTGTGGCTGCTGCTGTATGTCCTCTGGATGGCCGGAGGGGTGATCGGGATCACGGCCCTGATCACCGGATGGGCGCCCCGGGGCTGGGGCCGGGGGCTGGCCCTGCTGGGGCTGGAAGCCCTGATCCCCCTTTCCCTGTCCCTGTGGGCCGGGACCCGGTTTTCGACCCTGGCGACCGGGGCGCTGGGGCTGGGCCTGTATGGGGTCGCCTTCATTGGGGGGTGGGCGGAACAGGTGGGCAGTCTCGTCGGGCAGGCCACGGTGGTGGATCTGGGGATCCTGGCCTCGCTGCTCATGCCTGCCGAGGCCCTCTGGCGGCGGGCGGCGTATGAGCTCCAGAGCCCCCTCGCCCGGCTCATGGGCCCGAACCCCTTCACCGCCGCCACCATCCCCAGCGACCGGATGATCCTTTACGCCCTCGTTTACGTCGTCCTCCTCCTCGCCCTGGCCGCCTATCAGTTCGAACGGCGGGACCTGTGA
- the rsmG gene encoding 16S rRNA (guanine(527)-N(7))-methyltransferase RsmG — translation MASGRGGGIVKAMEDFEQVFLQVLREGIAWLGWDLPEPAQEAMVRYARMVQEWNERINLTAIIEPGAMAARHFIDSLTALTVLREPGWPPAPGQWPARRLADVGTGAGFPGLVLKLAWPTLEVSLIESVGKKARFLEAVVHALGLEGVRILARRAEEVGQDPMHRERYDYAIARAVADLPVLLEYLLPLVRVGGAAVAMKGAEIEEEIEVARGALERLGGRLRERRDLAWPPHLSRRALLVFEKIAPTPPAYPRRPGMPEKRPLR, via the coding sequence GTGGCTTCGGGCAGGGGCGGCGGGATCGTGAAGGCGATGGAGGACTTCGAGCAGGTTTTCCTGCAGGTCCTGCGAGAAGGCATCGCCTGGCTGGGGTGGGACCTCCCGGAGCCGGCGCAGGAGGCCATGGTCCGCTATGCTCGCATGGTGCAGGAGTGGAACGAGCGGATCAACCTCACGGCCATCATCGAGCCCGGGGCCATGGCCGCTCGTCATTTCATCGACTCCCTGACCGCCCTGACCGTCCTCCGGGAACCGGGATGGCCGCCCGCGCCCGGGCAGTGGCCGGCGCGCCGGCTGGCGGATGTAGGGACCGGCGCCGGGTTCCCCGGCCTGGTTCTGAAGCTCGCCTGGCCCACCCTCGAGGTCTCCCTGATCGAGTCCGTGGGGAAGAAGGCCCGTTTTCTGGAAGCGGTGGTTCACGCCCTCGGGCTGGAAGGGGTGAGGATCCTCGCCCGGCGGGCCGAGGAAGTCGGACAGGACCCGATGCATCGGGAGCGCTACGACTATGCCATCGCCCGGGCCGTCGCCGATCTCCCGGTTCTTCTGGAATATCTGCTCCCGCTTGTTCGGGTCGGAGGAGCGGCGGTGGCGATGAAGGGGGCAGAGATCGAAGAGGAAATCGAGGTCGCCCGAGGGGCGCTGGAGCGGCTGGGCGGGCGGCTCCGGGAGCGGCGGGATCTGGCGTGGCCGCCGCATCTTTCCCGACGCGCCCTCCTGGTCTTCGAGAAAATCGCGCCGACGCCCCCTGCCTATCCTCGCCGGCCGGGGATGCCCGAGAAGCGGCCATTGCGGTGA
- the selA gene encoding L-seryl-tRNA(Sec) selenium transferase, with the protein MDPRRGLPSVDRLLKAEGAASLLSAFGHDAVVEALREVLMEARARVQQGEPAPSEAVLLEQAAARLARWHTPRPRPVINATGVILHTNLGRAPLSQAALEAIRAAAAYSDLEFDLEAGERGERQAAVEDLLRRLTGAEAALVVNNNAAAVLLALTVLARGRGVLISRGQLIEIGGGFRIPEVMAQSGARLIEVGTTNRTHLRDYEEPLAQGEDIALILRAHLSNFRMIGFVSEVPLAELVALGARYGIPVMDDLGSGALLDTAAFGLAHEPMAQESIEAGAAVVCFSGDKLLGGPQAGIIVGKLELLARMRRHPLMRALRPDKLTLAALSATLIHYLKGEATREIPVWRMIAVSLHELEARAQDLTARLRADGIPAEARPTRSTIGGGSLPGETLPSVALMLRPADPEAMMAALRRADPPIIARVQEEAVWFDLRTVLPDQEDRLLEGIRQAWLRAGAAGS; encoded by the coding sequence ATGGATCCGCGTCGAGGGTTGCCGAGTGTGGATCGCCTGTTGAAGGCCGAGGGCGCGGCGTCGCTCCTGTCGGCTTTCGGCCACGACGCGGTGGTCGAAGCGCTCCGGGAGGTCCTGATGGAGGCGCGGGCGCGGGTTCAACAGGGCGAGCCGGCGCCTTCAGAGGCGGTGCTGCTGGAGCAGGCCGCCGCCCGGCTGGCCCGCTGGCATACCCCCCGCCCCCGCCCCGTCATCAACGCCACCGGCGTGATCCTGCACACCAATCTGGGCCGTGCGCCGCTTTCCCAGGCCGCCCTCGAAGCCATTCGCGCCGCGGCCGCTTACAGCGATCTGGAATTCGATCTCGAGGCCGGCGAGCGGGGGGAACGGCAGGCGGCCGTGGAAGATCTCCTGCGCCGGCTGACCGGGGCGGAGGCCGCCCTGGTGGTCAACAACAACGCCGCCGCGGTGCTCCTCGCCCTCACCGTCCTGGCCCGGGGACGGGGGGTGCTGATCTCCCGGGGCCAGCTCATCGAGATCGGCGGGGGCTTTCGGATCCCTGAGGTGATGGCCCAGAGCGGGGCGCGCCTGATCGAAGTGGGCACCACCAACCGAACCCATCTCCGGGATTACGAAGAGCCCCTCGCGCAGGGCGAAGACATCGCCCTGATCCTCCGCGCGCATCTCAGCAACTTCCGTATGATCGGGTTTGTCTCCGAAGTCCCTCTGGCCGAGCTGGTCGCCCTGGGGGCCCGCTACGGCATCCCGGTGATGGACGATCTGGGGAGCGGGGCACTCCTGGACACGGCGGCCTTCGGCCTGGCCCACGAGCCGATGGCGCAGGAGAGCATAGAGGCCGGCGCGGCGGTGGTTTGCTTCAGCGGGGACAAGCTCCTCGGCGGCCCTCAGGCCGGGATCATCGTGGGGAAACTGGAGCTTCTTGCGCGGATGCGGCGGCATCCGCTGATGCGGGCCCTGCGGCCCGATAAGCTCACGCTGGCCGCGCTGAGCGCCACGCTCATCCATTACCTCAAAGGCGAGGCCACCCGGGAGATCCCGGTCTGGCGGATGATCGCCGTTTCCCTCCATGAGCTGGAGGCGCGGGCGCAGGATCTAACGGCGCGCCTGCGCGCCGATGGGATACCGGCGGAAGCACGGCCCACCCGCTCGACGATCGGCGGCGGCAGCCTCCCCGGCGAGACCCTCCCCAGCGTTGCCCTCATGCTGCGGCCGGCGGATCCCGAAGCGATGATGGCCGCCCTGCGCCGGGCCGATCCCCCCATCATCGCCCGGGTTCAGGAAGAGGCGGTATGGTTCGATCTGCGCACGGTGCTCCCCGATCAGGAAGACCGGCTCCTCGAAGGGATCCGCCAGGCGTGGCTTCGGGCAGGGGCGGCGGGATCGTGA
- a CDS encoding HNH endonuclease, whose product MEASRRFEFPSLLQTPVLVLNANFEPLNVCSLRRAIALVLDGKAEILENGRGEVRTPSRVFPCPSVIRLRYVVRRPPRRLRLTKREILRRDQYTCQYCGRSSPHLTVDHVIPRHRGGKHTWENLVAACPACNRRKGNRTPAEAHMTLLRQPFEPIPTIRYLFGAYLREYAEWRKYLEGW is encoded by the coding sequence ATGGAGGCTTCAAGGAGGTTCGAATTCCCATCCCTGCTTCAAACGCCGGTGTTGGTGCTGAACGCCAACTTCGAGCCTCTGAATGTCTGTTCTCTCCGCCGGGCGATCGCCCTCGTGCTCGACGGGAAAGCGGAGATCCTGGAGAACGGCCGGGGCGAAGTGCGCACCCCTTCCCGGGTTTTCCCCTGTCCTTCGGTGATCCGTCTGCGCTATGTGGTGCGACGGCCGCCCCGCCGGCTGCGTCTGACCAAGCGGGAGATCCTGAGGCGGGATCAGTATACCTGCCAATATTGCGGGCGTTCCTCTCCCCATTTAACGGTGGATCACGTGATCCCGCGCCATCGGGGCGGGAAGCATACCTGGGAGAATCTGGTGGCGGCCTGTCCGGCGTGCAATCGCCGCAAGGGAAACCGCACGCCGGCTGAAGCCCATATGACGCTGTTGCGCCAGCCCTTCGAGCCGATTCCCACCATCCGTTATCTTTTCGGCGCCTATCTGCGGGAATACGCCGAGTGGCGGAAATATCTGGAGGGATGGTGA
- a CDS encoding DUF2905 domain-containing protein: protein MPFQEFGRWFILIGLFFLAFGLLFMLMGRVPGLGRLPGDILIQKGNFVFFFPLATSILLSLLLTLVLNLVFRLWR from the coding sequence ATGCCGTTCCAGGAGTTCGGGCGCTGGTTCATCCTGATCGGGCTGTTCTTCCTGGCCTTCGGCCTGCTGTTCATGCTGATGGGCCGGGTGCCGGGCCTCGGCCGCCTGCCCGGGGACATCCTGATCCAGAAGGGGAATTTTGTGTTCTTCTTCCCGCTGGCCACTTCGATCCTGCTCAGCTTGCTGCTCACCCTGGTGCTGAACCTGGTGTTCCGGCTCTGGCGGTAA
- a CDS encoding class II fumarate hydratase: MEAAVEAFRIERDSLGEVRVPAYALWGAQTQRAIENFPISGIRFPRDFIRALGLIKYCAAKVNRDLGLLDERRANAIMQAAREVIEGKLDDHFPLDIFQTGSGTSTNMNANEVIANRAIQILGGAIGSREIHPNDHVNLGQSSNDVIPAAIHISAYLAVHERLLPALRHLHEVLLDKAREFDDIVKTGRTHLMDAMPVRLGQEFSGYASQVEHGIRRIESALPHLAELALGGTAVGTGINTHPEFGRRIAAALSEETGLPFREAENHFEAQAAQDAAVELSGQLKTVAVSLYKIANDLRWMNSGPQAGLAEIRLPALQPGSSIMPGKINPVIPEAVMMVCMQVMGNDVVINMAGASGSFELNVALPVIAHNLLQSIHILASAATVLADKCVCGIVPNREHMETLVHKNAILATALTPYIGYDRAAEVVKKAMAENRTIREVVLEMGLLPAEKLDEVLDVRKMTEGGFVAGMSGGG, translated from the coding sequence ATGGAGGCTGCCGTGGAGGCGTTTCGAATCGAGCGGGATTCCTTAGGGGAAGTGCGGGTCCCGGCCTATGCCCTCTGGGGGGCTCAGACCCAGCGGGCGATCGAAAACTTCCCGATCAGCGGGATCCGGTTCCCCCGGGATTTCATCCGCGCCCTCGGCCTGATCAAGTATTGCGCCGCGAAGGTCAACCGGGATCTGGGCCTGCTGGATGAGCGGCGCGCGAACGCGATCATGCAGGCGGCCCGGGAGGTGATCGAAGGGAAGCTGGACGATCACTTCCCGCTGGATATCTTCCAGACGGGGTCGGGCACTTCGACCAATATGAACGCAAACGAGGTGATCGCCAACCGGGCCATTCAGATCCTGGGCGGCGCGATCGGCTCCAGGGAGATCCATCCCAACGACCATGTGAACCTGGGCCAGTCCTCCAACGATGTGATCCCAGCGGCTATCCATATCTCCGCTTATCTGGCGGTGCACGAGCGTCTGCTCCCGGCCCTGCGTCATCTCCACGAAGTGCTCCTCGATAAGGCCCGCGAGTTCGACGATATCGTGAAAACCGGGCGCACCCACCTGATGGATGCGATGCCGGTGCGTCTGGGCCAGGAGTTCTCCGGCTACGCCAGCCAGGTCGAACATGGGATCCGTCGGATCGAGTCGGCGCTGCCGCACTTGGCGGAGCTGGCCCTGGGAGGGACGGCGGTGGGCACCGGGATCAATACCCATCCGGAGTTCGGCCGGCGGATCGCGGCGGCCCTGAGCGAGGAGACCGGGTTGCCGTTCCGGGAGGCGGAGAACCACTTCGAAGCCCAGGCGGCCCAGGACGCGGCGGTGGAGCTGAGCGGCCAGCTGAAGACCGTGGCCGTCTCGCTGTATAAGATCGCCAACGATCTGCGCTGGATGAACTCCGGCCCGCAGGCCGGCCTGGCGGAGATCCGGCTCCCCGCTTTACAGCCCGGGTCCTCCATTATGCCGGGCAAGATCAACCCGGTGATCCCTGAGGCGGTGATGATGGTCTGCATGCAGGTGATGGGCAACGACGTAGTGATCAACATGGCCGGCGCCTCGGGGAGCTTCGAGCTGAACGTGGCGCTGCCGGTGATCGCCCATAATCTCCTCCAGTCCATCCATATCCTGGCGAGCGCGGCGACCGTCCTGGCCGATAAGTGCGTCTGCGGGATTGTGCCCAACCGCGAGCACATGGAGACGCTGGTCCACAAGAACGCGATCCTGGCCACCGCCCTCACGCCCTACATCGGCTACGACCGGGCCGCGGAGGTGGTGAAGAAGGCGATGGCCGAGAACCGGACCATCCGCGAGGTGGTCCTGGAGATGGGCCTTCTGCCCGCGGAGAAACTGGATGAGGTCCTGGATGTGCGGAAAATGACGGAAGGCGGCTTCGTGGCCGGGATGTCCGGGGGCGGATAG